The Chryseobacterium shigense genome segment TCTGATTAATGGATTGAATTGCTGCTTCCTTGGCTTTCTGGGTCACATTTTTAATGTCCTTTTCAGAAATTCTGTTAAAAAAAGAATCGTCCAGTGACTGGATATCAACGCTTGGAGTAATTCTTATTTCTGCATCGGGAAGTTCGGTAATCACCAGTTTTTTGTTGATGGAATCTACCTCGATCTTCATTTTGTTGAGATCATAAGAAACCTGGGCATTGGTTTTGGTGTAGGTAATAATGCTGTTATTCGACACTTCTTTTCCAAACACTTCATAGCCCATTTTGGTTTTCTGCATGCTGGAAATATTCTGCTCCATCACCACCATTTTATTCATTTTGGAGATCTGGTTGGTCAGAATATAATAATCTGATTTTTCCGTCTTTCCTCCAAGATTTAAACAGGATTTAAGTCCGAAAAACAGAATCAGCATCACGAGAATTCCCGCTGCAAATGATATGATTACCTTGTAATTTCTCAACGTTATTTTTTAAATATTTCTTTAAGTACGGAACTGTCATCCTTCTTCAGAATTTCAACAAGATCCCTTTCAATATAACCGCTGGTAGGCATCTCAATAATTCTTCCGATTTCCTTGCCATATTTTTCTACGATAATGGTAGGTACTTTCTGGATATTATAACGTACTTCATCTCCGGTAGGGGATTCTTTTTTACGGTTAACAGCAATAATAGTCAGTTTATTATCCGGATATTTTACTTCCTCCAGGATTTTCGTCAATCTTGGAAAGTCTCTGTGACTGTCTTCACACCATGTTCCCATAAACACAACCAGTGAATAGGTACTGAATTTAGCCTTTCTTAATTCGCTGATCGCTTTCTGGTCAACAGCATATTCATCATGTTCTTTCACATACCAGTCTGCATAGGGAGCTTTCAGGAACTGCTCTTTGAATTGATTTCCCAAAAGCATTTTACCATCATTCTGAGTTTCCACTTCACGGTTCATCACTACTTTTTGGGCGCTTAGCTGCTGGGAAGCCAGAATAAGGCCTGAAATAACAAGAGTATTAGTAATAAATT includes the following:
- a CDS encoding DUF4230 domain-containing protein, which encodes MRNYKVIISFAAGILVMLILFFGLKSCLNLGGKTEKSDYYILTNQISKMNKMVVMEQNISSMQKTKMGYEVFGKEVSNNSIITYTKTNAQVSYDLNKMKIEVDSINKKLVITELPDAEIRITPSVDIQSLDDSFFNRISEKDIKNVTQKAKEAAIQSINQNQLRTEGRKQLMENLNNIFVLAKALNYTIEDETGKLGVLGL
- a CDS encoding TlpA family protein disulfide reductase → MKKFITNTLVISGLILASQQLSAQKVVMNREVETQNDGKMLLGNQFKEQFLKAPYADWYVKEHDEYAVDQKAISELRKAKFSTYSLVVFMGTWCEDSHRDFPRLTKILEEVKYPDNKLTIIAVNRKKESPTGDEVRYNIQKVPTIIVEKYGKEIGRIIEMPTSGYIERDLVEILKKDDSSVLKEIFKK